In the Bacteroidota bacterium genome, TTGACAACGAATTTGCCCTTGCAATTATCGATATTCAGATGCCAGATATGGATGGATATGAAACAGTTGAGTTATTGCGACAATCGAAAGCTACGAAATACTTGCCAGTAATTTTTGTTTCAGCAATTTACAAAGAAGATTTTTACGTGATAAAAGGAATTGAGACCGGGGCAGTCGATTTTATTTCGAAACCAATAAACGAAAAAATACTTCAGGGAAAAGTTAAAGTTTTACTTAATCTTTATATTCAAAGGAAAGAATTAGAAACAATAATTTCCGACAGGAATACCAAAAACGAGCAACTTTTAGAAACTATCGAAACTCTAAATACTACTAAAAGTAAATTGGTAGAAGCCAAAGAAAAAGCCGAAGCAGCAACAAAATCTAAGTCAATGTTTTTGGCAAATATGTCGCACGAAATAAGAACTCCCCTTAATGGAATTCTTGGAATGGCAGATATTCTACAACAAACCAAATTAAATAAAGAGCAAGAAGAAATTTCAGAAATGATAAAAGTTTCAGGCTCAAATTTGCTGTCTATAATCAACGACATTCTTGATTTTTCTAAAATTGAAGCGTCCCAAATACAACTCGAAAAAATTGTATTCAATTTAAAAAAGGAAATAGATGAGATAGAAAAATTGTTTAGCATAAAAATTATGGAAAAAGCAATAAAATTTTCTGTCAAGGTTGATCCTCGAATTCCTCAAAATTTAGTCGGAGATCCCATAAGACTAAAACAAATAATTATAAATCTAATAAACAATTCAATAAAATTTACCAAAAACGAAGGTAGTGTTTGTCTCTCAGTCGAATTTTCTAAAAAAAAGCCGAATAAACTGAAACTATTATTTAAGATTGTTGATACAGGTATCGGTATTTCTGAAGAAGGAAAAATGCGGCTTTTTAAAACATTTTCGCAATCAGAAAAATCTACTACAAGAAAATATGGAGGAACAGGTTTAGGATTGGCAATTTCAAAATCATTGTCTGAGCTTATGGGCGGAAATATTGGAGTAGAAAGCGAATTGGGAAAAGGCTCAACATTCTGGTTTACAATTGTATTAGGAATTTCAGAAAAGCAACAAAAACAGTTAGACAATAAGGAAATTGAAAATGACACAACAGCAACAGAAAGCCTCAGTATTTTATTGGCTGAAGATAATCCTATAAATCAAAGAGTTGCCATTTTCAATATTAAAAAATTAGGTCATACAATAGATATTGCTGAAAACGGAAAAATTGCATTTGACATGTTCAAATCTAAAAAGTATGATTTAGTACTCATGGATATTCAAATGCCAATTATGAATGGTATTGAGGCCACAAAAAAAATAAGAAATTATGAATCTGAAAATGAAAAAAGTAATAAAACAAAAGTAATTGCAATGACTGCAAGCGCCATGAAAGGCGACAAAGAAAGGTTTATTGCAGCCGGGATGGACGATTATATTAGCAAGCCATTTCATCCTTCCGAACTTAGAAAATTGCTTAATACATAATATCTTAAGACTATTTTTAGTCTTGCAACAAAAAATAGATTTAAATAAGTTTGATCTATTTGATTTATAAAAAACTACTTTTGTCAAAAAATTAAATCAATTTTTATAATTTAGCGTATATATAAAATCGGTTTTGAAAAATTTGAATACTTATTCTTAGAATGATTACAGCATTAATTATAGACGATGAAGCGAAAAGCAGGATTACTTTGAGAAATTTTCTTGGCAAGTACTGCAAGAATATTGAAATTGTTGGCGAAGCTGATGGTGTAAATTCTGGAATAGAGCAAATCAATAAATTAAATCCTGAAGTAATTTTTCTTGACATCCACATGCAAGATGGTTCCGGCTTCGATTTACTTGAAAGAATTACAAAGAAAAACTTCAAAATTATTTTCGTAACAGCATATAGCCAGTATGCCATAAAAGCGTTTAAATTCAGTGCAATAGATTACTTATTAAAGCCATACGATCCGGAAGAATTGGTCAGTGCAGTCGATAAAATTAAAGAAAATGACAAGTACTACTCAATTGATAAAAAGTTGGAAACTTTGATAAGTAATAGAAACGGATTCAATAAAATTGCATTGCCAACCATGAGTGGTATCCATCTTGTAAAAGTAAAAGATATTGTTCGGTGTCAATCAACAAGTAATTATACCAACATCTTTCTGAATTCAAAGGAAACTATCTTAGTAACAAAAACTCTCAAAGAATATGAAGAGTTGCTCTCAAAATCGAAATTTTTCAGAGTTCATCAATCACATCTAATAAATTTGGCATATGTCGAAAGATATATAAAAGGTGAAGGTGGCACAATTATTATGGAAGATGGTTCGGAAGTAGAAGTTGCTCGCCGCAGAAAGGATAAATTCTTAACACTTTTGTTGCACAATTAGTTGGAACAATAATAACTTAATGGCCATAAATTCATAAGGTTGAAAATATAAATATGTGAATTTATGGCTATTTTTTTGCAAAATCCTTTTGAATGTTTAATGGATATTTCATTTTCAAATCAAATAGTTCAATAAATTAATTTTAAATATCTTTGGCGTTTTAATAAATTATATATAAAGGGTTTTTCTATAAAGGCATGAGATTGAATAAATTTATTTTTTTCATGCAAAATGAAATATTGAATTTAAAATTACTGTAAACAAAGAGCTTTATGAGTAAAGCAACAAATATACATCCGGTATTCGATAGGATAATCAGTAGGGAGGAAAAAGAAGAATTGTTAAAACAAAAATCAATAGTTTTATGGATGACAGGTCTTTCCGGATCAGGTAAATCAACAATTGCTATTGGTGTAGAAAAAGTACTTCACAAAAAAGGCTTCCTTACTCAAATTTTAGATGGCGATAATATTCGCACAGGCATAAACAACAATCTTGGATTTTCGGAAGAAGACCGATATGAAAATATTCGCCGAATTGCCGAAATTTCTAAATTATTTCTTGATTGTGGCATAATTACAATAAACAGTTTTGTGAGTCCGACTATCGAAATTCGCAAACAAGCTAAAGATATAATCGGTTCAAATAATTTCGTTGAAATTTATATTAATGTGCCTTTAGAAATTGCAGAAAAACGAGATGTGAAGGGTCTTTATAAAAAAGCAAGAGAAGGCAAAATTAAAGATTTTACAGGAATAGATTCTCCATTCGAAGAACCAATAAATCCCGATATTGAAATTAGAACAGATGAATTAAATATTCAAAATTCCATTGACAAAGTTTTAGAAAAAATATTACCAATTATTAATAAATGCAGATAAGAATCTGCAAAATTTCAGATAAATATGAAAAGATACAAAATCAATCATCTCAGAGAGTTAGAGTCTGAGTCGATTTACGTAATACGCGAGGTAGCAGCTCAGTTCGAAAAACCTGTAATGCTTTTTTCCGGAGGTAAAGATTCAATTGTTATGTTTCATTTGGCGCGAAAAGCTTTTACTCCTGCAAAAGTTCCTTTTCCACTAATGCACATCGATACTGGGCATAATTTTCAGGAAACCTTAGATTTCAGAGATAAACTAATGGAGGAAACTGATACAAAATTGATAGTAAAATATGTTCAGGATTCGATAGATAAGGGTAGAGTAGCTGAAGAAACCGGACCCAATGCCAGTAGAAACAAAGCACAGACTACAACTTTGCTCGATGGTCTTGAAGAACTAAAAATAGATTGTGCAATGGGCGGAGGAAGACGTGACGAAGAAAAGGCTCGTGCTAAAGAAAGATTTTT is a window encoding:
- the cysC gene encoding adenylyl-sulfate kinase gives rise to the protein MSKATNIHPVFDRIISREEKEELLKQKSIVLWMTGLSGSGKSTIAIGVEKVLHKKGFLTQILDGDNIRTGINNNLGFSEEDRYENIRRIAEISKLFLDCGIITINSFVSPTIEIRKQAKDIIGSNNFVEIYINVPLEIAEKRDVKGLYKKAREGKIKDFTGIDSPFEEPINPDIEIRTDELNIQNSIDKVLEKILPIINKCR
- a CDS encoding response regulator, whose product is MKPKILIVDDRIENLIALEKLLEDFDIKFVRALSGNEALTQTFDNEFALAIIDIQMPDMDGYETVELLRQSKATKYLPVIFVSAIYKEDFYVIKGIETGAVDFISKPINEKILQGKVKVLLNLYIQRKELETIISDRNTKNEQLLETIETLNTTKSKLVEAKEKAEAATKSKSMFLANMSHEIRTPLNGILGMADILQQTKLNKEQEEISEMIKVSGSNLLSIINDILDFSKIEASQIQLEKIVFNLKKEIDEIEKLFSIKIMEKAIKFSVKVDPRIPQNLVGDPIRLKQIIINLINNSIKFTKNEGSVCLSVEFSKKKPNKLKLLFKIVDTGIGISEEGKMRLFKTFSQSEKSTTRKYGGTGLGLAISKSLSELMGGNIGVESELGKGSTFWFTIVLGISEKQQKQLDNKEIENDTTATESLSILLAEDNPINQRVAIFNIKKLGHTIDIAENGKIAFDMFKSKKYDLVLMDIQMPIMNGIEATKKIRNYESENEKSNKTKVIAMTASAMKGDKERFIAAGMDDYISKPFHPSELRKLLNT
- a CDS encoding response regulator transcription factor, whose product is MITALIIDDEAKSRITLRNFLGKYCKNIEIVGEADGVNSGIEQINKLNPEVIFLDIHMQDGSGFDLLERITKKNFKIIFVTAYSQYAIKAFKFSAIDYLLKPYDPEELVSAVDKIKENDKYYSIDKKLETLISNRNGFNKIALPTMSGIHLVKVKDIVRCQSTSNYTNIFLNSKETILVTKTLKEYEELLSKSKFFRVHQSHLINLAYVERYIKGEGGTIIMEDGSEVEVARRRKDKFLTLLLHN